In Rhodothermales bacterium, the genomic stretch CGCCCATCACCATCGCGGCCGTGGCATAGGCATCCGCCGTCATGCAGTCGGCGGCCAGTATGGACACGCTCAGCAGGCTGTTCCGCGCGGGGTACCCCGTGGCAGGGTCGATCGTGTGGGCGAATTTCTGACCGTCGAGCCAATAGAAGTTGCGATAGTTTCCCGAGGTAGCGAGTCCGCCGCGCTCCAGTTCGATCACCGCCTGCAACTGGCGCTCCACGGCATCCTCGATGGGTCGGTCGATCCCTACGCGCCAGGGCCGGCCGGCCGGATGTGCCCCCCGCACGACCACTTCGCCTCCGATCTCCACGAAATAGGCCTCGATGCCAGAAGCCTTCAAGTACCGCCCCACCTCATCCACGCCATATCCCTTGGCGATGGCGCTGAAATCGAGATGGGCGCCGGCGACGGACTTGGTCAGATGGAGCGAGTCGGCCGTGAGTTGGAAGGCCTCGAAACGGACCAGCGCGCGCAGCGAATCGACGCGCGCTTGCGACATGGTCTGCCGGCGCTCCGGACCGAAGCCCCAGGCCTCGACGAGCGGCCCGACGGCCGGATTAAAGGCGCCGTCGGTGTCCTGGTAGACGGCCGTTGAGGCGAGGTAGACGGTCCTGAAATGCACGTCGATGGGAAGCGGGACGCCAACATCCGTCGAGGCATTGATGCGGGAGATCGTCGAAGTGGGGATGTAGGTCGAAAGCGACTGATTGACGGACAGCAACACCGAATCCACGCCGGCCTGGTCGCGGGCTTGCCGGCCGGCGGGGCCGGCGTATCGGATGGCGTACGTCGTCCCCATCGTGCGACCGGTGAGTTCGATCAGAGGGGGAGCGGGAGGCAGGGTCGGCCAGAAGAGCCAGCTTAGAAGAGCCAGGGAGAGCAGGAAGGAGCCCAGGATGAGCTGTTTACGCATGATGAAGCGGCGCGTCTACCGGTGGGAGGAAGTCCAAATATAAAAAAGAAGGGCCGGCAGCGCCGACCCTTCTCTGTATGCTTGGGAGGTGGGCGACCGATCACCCGAAGTCGTCGAATGCGATGTTGCTATCGGGGACGCCAAGGTCTTCGAGCATCTTCATGACCGCCTTCAGCATCAGTGGCGGGCCGCACAGGTAATACTCGATCTCCTCCGGCTCCGGGTGCTTACTCAGGTACTCGTTTAGCACCACCTGGTGGATAAAGCCGACGGGCCCAGTCCAGTTATCCGACGGCAATGGCTCGGACAGCGCGATGTGGTAGGAGAAGTTCGGAAATTGCTTCTCGATCTCCTGGAATTGCTCCGTATAAAACAGCTCCCGCGTGGAGCGGCCGCCGTACCAGTACGACACCGTGCGGTCGGACTTGAGGGTATGGAACAGGTGGAACACGTGCGAGCGAAGCGGGGCCATGCCGGCGCCGCCGCCGATATACACCATTTCTCTCTTCGTCTCCTTGATAAAGAACTCGCCGTAGGGTCCAGAGATCGTCACCTTGTCGCCCGGATTACGGGAGAATACGAACGACGAGCAGATGCCCGGATTGACGTCCATCCACCCGTTTTTCGCGCGGTCGAACGGCGGCGTGGCGATACGGATGTTGAGCATGATGATGTTGCCCTCCGCCGGATGGTTGGCCATCGAGTAGGCGCGGAAGATGGGCTCATCGTTTTTCATCTTCAAGTCCCAGAGCTTGAACTTGTCCCAGTCTTCCCGAAACCGCTCCTGGACAATCATGTCCTTGAAGTTGATCTCGATGGGGGGGACGTCGATCTGGATGTAGCCTCCGGACTCAAAGTGGAGCTTTTCGCCCTCGGGCAGCTGCACGACGAACTCCTTGATGAAGGTGGCTACGTTGTCGTTGCTGACAACCGTGCATTCCCACTTCTTGATGCCGAAGATCTCATCCGGCACCCGGATCTTCATATCCTGCTTCACCTTTACCTGGCATGCGAGGCGCCAGTTTTCCTTCGCCTCTTTGCGACTCAGGTGGTTCATCTCGGTCGGCAGCACATCGCCGCCGCCTTCGAGCACCTGGCACCGGCACATGGCGCAGGTACCGCCGCCGCCACACGCCGAGGGCAGGAAGATGGTCTTCTCGGCCAGGACCGAGAGGAGCGAGGAGCCTGGCTGGACCGTGAGTGCGTGGTCTTCGTCGCCATTGATGATGACTTTGACGTCCCCGGAGGGCATCAACTTTTCTTTGGCGAGGATCAACAGGCCGACCAGCACCAGGATCACGGTGACAAACGCAGCGAGGCTGGCGATGGCGACCGGGAGGATGTTGAGGAGTTCCATGTATCTGAGAGGTCTATCCGCTTACAGTTGGATGCCGTTACAGTTGGATGCCGTTACAGTTGGATACCGGCAAAGCTCATGAACGCGATGCCCATCAGCCCGGTAATGATAAACGCGATGCCCAGCCCGCGGAGCGGAGCCGGGATGTGCGCATACCGCAGGCGTTCCCGGATCGAAGCGATCGCCACGATAGCCAGGAAAAAGCCGAACCCGGCTCCGACGCCGAAGACGGACGATTCGGTGAACGAGTACTCACGTTCCACCATGAACAACGCGCCGCCCAGGATCGAGCAGTTCACGGTGATCAGCGGGAGGAAGATGCCGAGCGAGTTATACAGCGCCGGGAAGAAGCGCTCGACGATGATTTCTACCAGCTGCACGATCGACGCAATCACCGCGATGAACACGATGAACTGGAGGAAAGAGAGGTCGACATCGGCAAACGCCGGCGAAATGCCCGCCAGGGCCCCTTCCTTGAGCAGGTAGGTATCCACCAGCCAGTTCATCGGCGTCGTGATGCCCAGCACGAAGATGACCGCGAGCCCGAGGCCAAACGCTGTTTTTACTGTCTTCGAAACCGCCAGAAACGAGCACATCCCCAGGAAGTAGGCGAGGATCATGTTCTCGATAAAGGCGGACTTGATAAAGATGTTGACCAGTTCCATAACGATTTACGGTCTGCTACCGAGCTTCAGGGTCAGGATACGTCGACGAGCTTCGCGTTGACGGAGCGCTGAATCCAGATGATGATGCCGATGATAAACATCGCGGCGGCGGAGGTGAGCATCACGCCGTTATTAACATAACCCATGTCGTAGGCGGCCTGCGGAATCACGTTGAAGCCGAACAGGGTGCCCGAGCCGAACAATTCCCGGAAGAAGGCCACCACCAGCAGGATGACGCCGTAGCCGGCGCCGTTGCCCAGCCCGTCCAGGAACGACGGCCACGGGCGGTTCGCCATCGCAAAGGCTTCGAGGCGGCCCATCACGATGCAGTTCGTAATGATGAGGCCGATGTAGACCGACAGCTGCCGGCTTACGTCGTACACAAATGCCTTGAGGACCTGGTCGACCAGCACCACCAGCGCCGCGATGACCGTCAGCTGCACGATCATGCGGATGCGCGAAGGGATCGAGTTGCGGATGAGGGATATCGTCAGGTTGGATAGACCGACCACGACCATCACCGAGAGGGCCATGACGAACGCCGCTTTCATCTGAGTCGTGACAGCCAGGGCCGAGCAGACGCCCAGTACTTGCACCGTAATCGGGTTGGTGTCGTTGAATGGGTCGGTCAGCAGCCGGCGGTTCTTCTTCGAGAACAACGCCTCTTGCGGCTCTGTGAGCTTGACCCCCGTTGCGACGGCGGCAGTTTCCGTACTCATAGACGTAGTACCTTACGATCTGGTTTTGTTGAAATAAGGCGCGTAGAACTTCAGTTCATTCGCGAACATGCGCGTTACGCCATTGATCGTCATCGTGGCGCCTGAGAGGCCATCCACGTAATGGGGGCGGTTCGATGTGTTGTGGCCGGAGCCCTTCAGGACGGAGATCGACTGAAAGTCGCCGCTTTCATCAAACAGCTGCTTGCCGTCGTACCGGTCCTCGAACAGGTTGGTGTTGATCTCGGCGCCCAGGCCCGGCGTCTCCTTCTCGTGGTTGAACACGACGCCATACACTGTATTCAGGTCCTCCTCAAGCGCGAGGAACGCACTGATCGGCCCCCAGAGCCCGTTGCCCTGCATTGGGACGATGTAGTTTGTCCGCTGTTCGCCTTTATAGATGAAAAGCGGGAGCAACCGCTCCTCGGGCGCTTTCTTTGACTCCTTTTTGGTGTCGAGGTCAAACGCGACCGCACCCGGCACGATCTCGCCGGCGGCATTTACGACCACCTCCTCGATGTATTGCTTGTAGTCGGCTTCCGCCGTCTCCGGATTTACATCGATCACGCTCTGCAGGATCGCGATGCGTTTGGCCTGGGCCTCGTTCGCATCCTGGAGCGGGCGGAGGCCGGCGGCGGCTATGGCGAGGACGACGGCCACGACAGCCGTAACGCCCAGCGCATAAAGAAACGTGTATTTATTTGAGTGCACGGCTGAGTCTCCGTTTAATGTTGCTCTGAACGACGAGGTGGTCGATGGTCGGGGCAAACACATTCATCAGCAGAATCGCGAGCATCCAGCCTTCGGGGTAGGCGGGGTTAAGCACGCGAATGATCATGCCGAAGATCCCGATCAAGAAGCCATAGATAAACTTCCCTCGGGTGGTCTGGGCGGCCGTCACCGGGTCCGTAGCCATAAAAACGGCCGCGAATAGCAGGCTGCCCATGAACAGGTGGTAGTGCGGCGGTACGCCCAGAAACGGATCGATACCCGTCACCGCAAAAACGACGGCCGTCACATACGCTCCGGCCATCATGCTCGCCATGATCCGCCAGCTGGCGATGCCCGTAACGAGCAGGATCACCGCTCCGATGCCAATGGCGATAAACGAGGTCTCGCCGATCGACCCTGGAATGGTGCCGAGGATGAGACTCGATAAATCGTAGCTGACGTGTTGCATCGAGGCAAGGCCGGCCATGCCGTCCAGGTACGCGACCCCCAGCGGCGTGGCGCCCGAGAACCCGTCGACGAACAGGGCGGGGTCGCCGGCTATCCATACCGCGTCGCCCGACATGTAGATCGGGTAGGCGAAAAAGAGGAACACGCGCGCCGTCAGCGCCACGTTGAGTATGTTCATCCCGGTACCGCCAAACGCCTCCTTACCCAGCAAGACGGCGAACGCCGTGGCGAGGGCGACCATCCAGAGCGGGATCGTGGGAGGCATCACCAGCGGGATCAGCATACCCGAGACGAGGAAGCCCTCGTTGACCGGATGCTTTTTGGCGATAGCGATCCCGAACTCGATCCCCAGACCGACGCCGTAGGACACGATCACGATGGGCAACACCTTGATCGCGCCATACAGTATCTTATCCATGAACCCTTCGCCGGCGCCAATAAACTCGCCCAGAGCCAGGAAGTGCTGGTGCCCGACATTCCAGATACCGAACAGGAGGCATGGCACCATCGCGATCACGACGGTGAACATCGTCCGCTTGAGGTCGATGCCGTCCTTAATGTGCGTCCCGCCCGGATCGCTGGCATGGCCCGGCACAAAGAGAAAGGTCTCCAGCGCATCGAAGCCGTAATAGTACTTTTCTAACTTTCCTCCTTTCGCGAAATGCGGTTTTACCTTTCCGAGGAGGTTTTCAAACAGTTTCATAAGCGCGTCTCCTTCGACGTCGTCACGTGGTTGCGTTATCCTTCGACGCGCATGGCGTCGAGGCCTTCACGCAAAATGTTCTGGACAGGTTGTTTGGACGTGCACACAAACTCGCACAACGCCAGATCTTCCTCGACCACTTCGTAGATACCCAACCCTTCCATCTGGTCGAAATCCCGATAGAGAATCGACTTGATGAGATGCTGCGGGTAGATGTCCATGGGCACCACGGCCTCGTATTCCCCGGTCATCACGTAGGCGCGCAGTTCGCCGTGATTGTTCGTGTTGACGTGGAATTCCTTGTTCGGGGTCAGGTACGACAAAAAGGTACGAGAGAGGGACGGCCGGGGGTAGGATGGGAACAGCCAGCCGAGAAATTCGGGGCGGTCGCCCTCTTCGATGATCGTAAGCTGATCGTCGAAAAGGCCCAGGAAGCCGTCCTTTGCGGTGCGGGTGCCGGTGAGGGGATTACCGGAGATGACGCGCACGTGGTCGTTTTTAAGGCGGCCTTCGAGCATCGGCTTGAGGGCCGCGCCGATACGCGTCTTGAAATAGCCCGTCTTCGTCAACTCGTCCCCCACCACGGCGACGGTCCGCTGCGCATCGAAAATGCCATCCGTCGCCAGCCGGCCGATGATGGCCACATCCTGCGGCTTCACCACCCACACGACGTCGCCTTTACGGATCGGAGCGACGTGGTGGATGTGCACGCCGACGTTGCCGGCGGGGTGGGGTCCGGAGAAGGTGTGTTTCACCACGCCTTCGGCCCGGGTAAACACTTCGGGACCCGTAGGCGGGAGGCCCAGGTGCACCCGGCCGCTCGTCAGCTTGCCCAGCACGCGAAGGCCCTGCTGAAAAGCCGATTCTTTGCCCTGCATCAGCATCCCGTAATCGGGCGCCAGCGGCGAGGTGTCGAAGCAGGAGATAAAAATGTCCCGGGGGACGACATCAGGCTCCGGCACAACGTTAAACGGGCGCTGGCGCATCAGCACCCACGCGCCCGACTTGACCAGATACTGGACAATTTCTTCACGCGTCGCTCTGTCAGACAGACGGCCATGGTCGTAGAACTCGACCTTCGAATCCGCCAGAATCACCACCGCTTCGATGGCGCGTTTCTGACCGCGACGCACTTCGACGATCTCGCCGCTCATGGGTGCGCAGTATTGCACGGTCGGCGAGGGCTTGTCAAAGTAGATCGGCTGCCCTGCCTTTACCTCGTCGCCCTCTTTCACGTGCAGCTTGGGCATCGGAGAAATCCCGAGGATGTCGCGCGGCTGGAGGGCAAAAAGCTTCGGCTGCGCAATATCGAGGAACGTTTTTTCCGCTTTCCCGCGCAGATTAATGTCGTATCCTCGCTTGAGCTTGATAACGCTATTGTTCATAAAGGCCTGTTTTCGGGGTATTTACCGCCGGTAAGACGTGTCTGATACCCCGTGTTGTGCAGCTTGCATACCGTCTCCAACGTATCGGCGGCTATAACGCCGTATCTTACCGATTCCTTTCCTGCTCTACGTGCTTTCACGGATTTTTAATACCGGACCTATCTAGTACATCTCTACCTGTTCCAGGACGAATCCAAGACAGGCGATCAGCAACCGCTCCAGTTCATCGGCCGCCACGGCGGTGCTGCGCGGGCGCATCTCGAAACCCGAGTGTTTGATCTGGAACTGCGACGCGCCCAGGCCACGACCGACAGCCAGCAGCACGCCGAACACCGGCAGGAGGTG encodes the following:
- a CDS encoding Na(+)-translocating NADH-quinone reductase subunit A, translated to MNNSVIKLKRGYDINLRGKAEKTFLDIAQPKLFALQPRDILGISPMPKLHVKEGDEVKAGQPIYFDKPSPTVQYCAPMSGEIVEVRRGQKRAIEAVVILADSKVEFYDHGRLSDRATREEIVQYLVKSGAWVLMRQRPFNVVPEPDVVPRDIFISCFDTSPLAPDYGMLMQGKESAFQQGLRVLGKLTSGRVHLGLPPTGPEVFTRAEGVVKHTFSGPHPAGNVGVHIHHVAPIRKGDVVWVVKPQDVAIIGRLATDGIFDAQRTVAVVGDELTKTGYFKTRIGAALKPMLEGRLKNDHVRVISGNPLTGTRTAKDGFLGLFDDQLTIIEEGDRPEFLGWLFPSYPRPSLSRTFLSYLTPNKEFHVNTNNHGELRAYVMTGEYEAVVPMDIYPQHLIKSILYRDFDQMEGLGIYEVVEEDLALCEFVCTSKQPVQNILREGLDAMRVEG
- a CDS encoding NADH:ubiquinone reductase (Na(+)-transporting) subunit D is translated as MSTETAAVATGVKLTEPQEALFSKKNRRLLTDPFNDTNPITVQVLGVCSALAVTTQMKAAFVMALSVMVVVGLSNLTISLIRNSIPSRIRMIVQLTVIAALVVLVDQVLKAFVYDVSRQLSVYIGLIITNCIVMGRLEAFAMANRPWPSFLDGLGNGAGYGVILLVVAFFRELFGSGTLFGFNVIPQAAYDMGYVNNGVMLTSAAAMFIIGIIIWIQRSVNAKLVDVS
- a CDS encoding NADH:ubiquinone reductase (Na(+)-transporting) subunit B yields the protein MKLFENLLGKVKPHFAKGGKLEKYYYGFDALETFLFVPGHASDPGGTHIKDGIDLKRTMFTVVIAMVPCLLFGIWNVGHQHFLALGEFIGAGEGFMDKILYGAIKVLPIVIVSYGVGLGIEFGIAIAKKHPVNEGFLVSGMLIPLVMPPTIPLWMVALATAFAVLLGKEAFGGTGMNILNVALTARVFLFFAYPIYMSGDAVWIAGDPALFVDGFSGATPLGVAYLDGMAGLASMQHVSYDLSSLILGTIPGSIGETSFIAIGIGAVILLVTGIASWRIMASMMAGAYVTAVVFAVTGIDPFLGVPPHYHLFMGSLLFAAVFMATDPVTAAQTTRGKFIYGFLIGIFGMIIRVLNPAYPEGWMLAILLMNVFAPTIDHLVVQSNIKRRLSRALK
- the nqrE gene encoding NADH:ubiquinone reductase (Na(+)-transporting) subunit E, whose product is MELVNIFIKSAFIENMILAYFLGMCSFLAVSKTVKTAFGLGLAVIFVLGITTPMNWLVDTYLLKEGALAGISPAFADVDLSFLQFIVFIAVIASIVQLVEIIVERFFPALYNSLGIFLPLITVNCSILGGALFMVEREYSFTESSVFGVGAGFGFFLAIVAIASIRERLRYAHIPAPLRGLGIAFIITGLMGIAFMSFAGIQL
- a CDS encoding FAD:protein FMN transferase yields the protein MRKQLILGSFLLSLALLSWLFWPTLPPAPPLIELTGRTMGTTYAIRYAGPAGRQARDQAGVDSVLLSVNQSLSTYIPTSTISRINASTDVGVPLPIDVHFRTVYLASTAVYQDTDGAFNPAVGPLVEAWGFGPERRQTMSQARVDSLRALVRFEAFQLTADSLHLTKSVAGAHLDFSAIAKGYGVDEVGRYLKASGIEAYFVEIGGEVVVRGAHPAGRPWRVGIDRPIEDAVERQLQAVIELERGGLATSGNYRNFYWLDGQKFAHTIDPATGYPARNSLLSVSILAADCMTADAYATAAMVMG
- the nqrC gene encoding NADH:ubiquinone reductase (Na(+)-transporting) subunit C: MHSNKYTFLYALGVTAVVAVVLAIAAAGLRPLQDANEAQAKRIAILQSVIDVNPETAEADYKQYIEEVVVNAAGEIVPGAVAFDLDTKKESKKAPEERLLPLFIYKGEQRTNYIVPMQGNGLWGPISAFLALEEDLNTVYGVVFNHEKETPGLGAEINTNLFEDRYDGKQLFDESGDFQSISVLKGSGHNTSNRPHYVDGLSGATMTINGVTRMFANELKFYAPYFNKTRS
- the nqrF gene encoding NADH:ubiquinone reductase (Na(+)-transporting) subunit F, whose translation is MELLNILPVAIASLAAFVTVILVLVGLLILAKEKLMPSGDVKVIINGDEDHALTVQPGSSLLSVLAEKTIFLPSACGGGGTCAMCRCQVLEGGGDVLPTEMNHLSRKEAKENWRLACQVKVKQDMKIRVPDEIFGIKKWECTVVSNDNVATFIKEFVVQLPEGEKLHFESGGYIQIDVPPIEINFKDMIVQERFREDWDKFKLWDLKMKNDEPIFRAYSMANHPAEGNIIMLNIRIATPPFDRAKNGWMDVNPGICSSFVFSRNPGDKVTISGPYGEFFIKETKREMVYIGGGAGMAPLRSHVFHLFHTLKSDRTVSYWYGGRSTRELFYTEQFQEIEKQFPNFSYHIALSEPLPSDNWTGPVGFIHQVVLNEYLSKHPEPEEIEYYLCGPPLMLKAVMKMLEDLGVPDSNIAFDDFG